The following proteins come from a genomic window of Vallitalea okinawensis:
- a CDS encoding YggS family pyridoxal phosphate-dependent enzyme, translating to MEYIKENLDAIVNKIENAAKKSGRCAEDITLLAVTKTLNTDKIQPALDWGIDEVGENKVQEIRDKYDYFNGQAAIHMIGHLQRNKVKYIVDKVKLIHSVDSVRLAEKIDEEAKKKDVIVPVLVQLNPALEKSKFGLTVTELESFLLEIKNLKNIRVMGLMTIAPFVVDPEENRQYFSMMRQLFVDIKHKNIDNIYMEILSMGMTNDYEVAIEEGSTLVRIGTGIFGARDYSKKR from the coding sequence ATAAAATTGAAAATGCAGCAAAGAAATCAGGGCGATGTGCAGAAGATATAACTTTGTTAGCAGTAACTAAAACCTTAAATACAGATAAAATTCAGCCAGCTTTAGATTGGGGTATTGATGAAGTAGGTGAGAATAAGGTACAAGAAATTAGGGATAAATATGATTATTTCAATGGTCAAGCAGCAATTCATATGATTGGTCATTTACAACGTAATAAAGTGAAATATATCGTTGATAAAGTAAAATTGATACATTCTGTAGATAGCGTTCGATTAGCTGAAAAAATCGATGAAGAAGCAAAGAAAAAAGATGTAATTGTTCCTGTACTTGTTCAACTCAATCCTGCATTAGAGAAATCTAAGTTTGGTTTAACTGTTACTGAGTTAGAATCTTTTTTGTTAGAAATTAAAAATTTGAAAAATATTAGGGTAATGGGATTAATGACCATTGCACCTTTTGTTGTCGATCCTGAAGAAAATAGACAATATTTTTCAATGATGCGCCAATTATTTGTTGACATCAAACATAAAAACATTGATAATATATATATGGAAATACTGTCCATGGGAATGACAAACGATTATGAGGTGGCAATTGAAGAAGGGTCAACTTTAGTTCGGATTGGGACAGGTATTTTCGGAGCAAGAGATTATAGTAAAAAAAGATAA
- a CDS encoding cell division protein SepF, with amino-acid sequence MSKFVDKMFNAFGLVEYEEEEYEEIEEIEDDTDDVGYSNVSAFSSSAVKKAKGNKDGKSSKIVNIHTNIQMEVVVTNPATFEEAKEICRHIVEKKPVVINLENVDHAIAQRITDFVCGACYALTGNIQRVTNNIYIIAPDNVDFAGDIDIKEELETNGIILPWKKV; translated from the coding sequence ATGAGTAAATTTGTGGACAAGATGTTTAATGCATTTGGTTTAGTAGAATATGAAGAAGAAGAGTATGAAGAAATAGAAGAGATAGAGGATGATACCGATGATGTAGGCTATAGCAATGTTTCAGCCTTTAGCTCATCTGCTGTCAAGAAGGCTAAAGGAAATAAGGATGGTAAGAGTTCAAAAATCGTCAATATACATACCAATATCCAAATGGAAGTTGTCGTGACAAATCCTGCTACCTTCGAAGAAGCGAAAGAAATTTGTCGCCATATTGTCGAAAAGAAGCCTGTTGTGATTAATCTAGAAAATGTTGATCATGCAATTGCACAACGTATCACTGATTTTGTATGTGGTGCATGTTATGCTTTAACAGGCAATATTCAAAGAGTGACAAATAATATTTATATTATAGCGCCCGATAATGTTGATTTTGCTGGTGATATTGATATTAAAGAGGAATTAGAAACAAATGGTATTATTTTACCATGGAAGAAAGTATAA
- a CDS encoding YggT family protein — protein sequence MELTSSIVATVGIFIRILEFLIIANAFLSWLPLGYDNPIVNIVRRLTDPILGPVRKLMERSIFGKGNMMVDFSPIVAFMLLEAINFIVINVLVRW from the coding sequence ATGGAATTAACATCAAGTATTGTTGCTACTGTAGGTATATTTATAAGGATATTAGAATTCTTAATAATAGCTAATGCGTTCTTATCTTGGTTACCATTAGGATATGACAATCCAATTGTCAATATAGTTCGTCGTTTGACAGACCCTATTTTAGGACCAGTTCGCAAACTAATGGAGCGTTCCATATTCGGTAAAGGGAATATGATGGTAGATTTTTCACCAATCGTTGCATTCATGTTATTAGAGGCTATTAACTTTATTGTTATCAATGTCTTAGTTCGTTGGTGA
- a CDS encoding YlmH family RNA-binding protein: protein MINKRELLQKCEHLSDDDRALIAKALDQCLLAYKRNIPAYTDFLDRQKIALIQSLTKDVDMGIKVIGGYDDAERCYLCFYKELYSDIDDKHNIIKITPKLNKFTKSKINHRDFLGAILGLGLRRDKIGDLIIDEENNAYVFAKEDISEFIEISLHAVGRISVSTEVLFNHDIKLPQPKFKEINVTVSSLRLDALISRGFSMSRSDATGYIKGGKAFVNWVNVTSSSKSIQAGDRISVRGFGKMKIHHIGRMTKKERIHVTIHRYC, encoded by the coding sequence ATGATTAATAAGCGTGAACTATTACAAAAATGTGAACATCTTAGTGACGATGATAGGGCATTGATCGCGAAAGCTTTGGATCAATGCTTATTAGCATATAAGAGAAATATTCCTGCTTATACTGATTTTTTAGATCGTCAAAAAATAGCCTTGATACAGTCACTTACTAAAGATGTAGATATGGGTATAAAGGTGATTGGTGGCTATGATGATGCAGAGAGATGTTATTTGTGTTTTTATAAGGAATTATATAGCGATATAGATGATAAACATAATATAATAAAAATTACCCCAAAACTTAATAAGTTTACAAAGAGTAAAATAAATCATCGTGATTTTCTAGGTGCTATACTAGGACTTGGTTTGAGAAGAGATAAGATTGGTGACTTAATCATTGATGAAGAAAATAACGCTTATGTCTTCGCTAAAGAAGACATAAGTGAATTCATAGAAATAAGTCTTCATGCAGTAGGGAGAATTTCTGTATCGACAGAAGTTCTTTTTAATCATGATATAAAATTACCACAACCCAAATTCAAAGAAATAAATGTGACGGTATCTTCTTTACGCTTAGATGCATTAATCAGTAGAGGGTTTTCAATGTCTCGATCAGATGCCACTGGTTATATAAAAGGTGGTAAAGCATTTGTTAACTGGGTTAATGTTACAAGTAGTAGTAAAAGTATTCAAGCTGGTGACCGAATAAGTGTTAGAGGCTTTGGAAAGATGAAGATACATCATATAGGTCGAATGACAAAAAAAGAACGGATTCATGTGACCATACACCGTTATTGTTAG
- a CDS encoding DivIVA domain-containing protein, protein MLTPLDIENQKFKKTAIGYDSKEVDKFLGKVLMSYERVYKENIELKDKITVLNDGIQYYKTMEKTLQDTLVSAEKSASDVKSAAYKKADAIEREAEIRAKQQLDDARNSLFEMNQQITALQKQYDAVKIEISRIFKAQLEILDRETDHINKLSSFEEAEVAATKQKPEELPLYSLDDGERL, encoded by the coding sequence ATGCTAACACCTTTAGATATAGAAAATCAGAAGTTTAAAAAAACGGCAATAGGTTATGACAGCAAAGAAGTAGATAAGTTTTTAGGTAAGGTGCTTATGAGTTATGAGCGAGTTTATAAAGAAAATATAGAATTAAAAGATAAAATAACTGTTTTGAATGACGGTATACAGTATTATAAAACAATGGAAAAAACCCTTCAGGATACCTTGGTTTCAGCTGAAAAATCTGCAAGTGATGTAAAATCTGCTGCCTATAAAAAAGCTGATGCCATTGAGAGAGAAGCTGAAATTCGTGCTAAACAGCAACTTGATGATGCTCGTAATAGCTTATTCGAGATGAACCAGCAAATTACGGCATTGCAAAAGCAGTATGATGCTGTTAAAATCGAGATCAGCCGAATTTTCAAAGCTCAATTGGAAATACTCGATAGAGAAACTGATCATATAAATAAATTATCTTCTTTTGAGGAAGCGGAAGTAGCTGCTACAAAACAAAAGCCAGAAGAACTTCCTTTGTATAGTTTAGATGATGGAGAAAGATTATGA
- the aroB gene encoding 3-dehydroquinate synthase produces the protein MSIKHVLPVNTGHNPYKIYIEKSFDMIPELLKEHGYGHSRKIGIITDSNVKEHQLKNLLEVLKGFNCFVFSFQAGEKSKNFNTIQQLYTQLVENEFDRHCCLLALGGGVVGDLTGFVAATYMRGMGYIQIPTSLLAQVDSAVGGKTGYDFMGYKNMIGAFYQPHFVYTNLSTLRTLPVKEFNAGMAEVIKHGIIQDESYYKFLVEKKEAIKDLNNEALTKMVKESCAIKANVVSIDEKEMGLREILNFGHTLGHAIESVYHFDYLHGECVALGMIGALYMSYELGYIIEETLLEAKSLISYFNLPSTLSDLDMDKVYKALFHDKKVKEGKVKFILSKGIGSVYTTSDIQNKLIMDALKYLKGVA, from the coding sequence ATGAGTATAAAACATGTATTACCAGTAAATACTGGACATAATCCTTATAAAATCTATATTGAAAAATCTTTTGATATGATACCTGAATTGCTTAAAGAACATGGTTATGGTCATTCAAGAAAAATAGGGATCATTACAGACTCCAACGTTAAAGAACATCAATTAAAGAACTTATTAGAAGTATTAAAAGGCTTTAATTGTTTTGTCTTTTCATTCCAAGCTGGTGAAAAAAGTAAGAACTTTAATACAATTCAACAATTATACACACAGTTAGTGGAAAATGAATTTGATCGACATTGTTGTTTATTAGCTCTAGGTGGTGGTGTTGTTGGCGATCTAACAGGGTTTGTAGCCGCAACCTATATGAGAGGAATGGGTTATATTCAAATTCCAACATCCTTGCTGGCACAAGTTGATAGTGCTGTAGGTGGAAAGACTGGTTATGATTTTATGGGTTACAAAAACATGATTGGTGCTTTTTATCAACCTCATTTTGTGTATACTAATTTAAGTACACTCAGGACACTACCCGTTAAAGAGTTTAATGCTGGGATGGCTGAAGTTATTAAGCATGGAATCATTCAAGATGAGAGTTATTATAAGTTTCTCGTGGAGAAAAAAGAGGCCATTAAAGATTTAAACAATGAAGCATTAACAAAAATGGTTAAAGAGTCTTGTGCTATAAAAGCTAATGTTGTTTCAATTGATGAGAAAGAAATGGGATTACGTGAAATCCTTAATTTTGGCCATACACTAGGGCATGCTATTGAATCCGTCTATCATTTTGACTATTTACATGGCGAATGTGTTGCTTTAGGGATGATAGGTGCGCTGTATATGTCCTATGAACTAGGGTATATTATAGAAGAAACATTATTAGAAGCCAAATCACTGATTAGTTACTTTAATTTGCCTTCTACACTTTCTGATTTAGATATGGATAAAGTTTATAAAGCATTATTTCATGATAAAAAGGTGAAAGAAGGTAAAGTCAAATTTATTTTGAGTAAAGGAATTGGTAGTGTTTATACTACATCTGATATTCAAAATAAACTTATTATGGATGCATTAAAATACTTAAAAGGCGTGGCTTAG
- a CDS encoding signal peptidase II translates to MRALIFLISTGILIGIDQFTKLLAINHLKDQPAIPIIPDVFELTYVENRGAAFGMMQGRQAFFVIITVVIIAVILYYYFKVLADQKYKPLKFCFILITAGAIGNFIDRVYRGVSNGNLLERLNEGFVVDFFYFKLIDFPVFNVADCYVVVGTILFALLIFTKYREDLLED, encoded by the coding sequence ATGAGAGCTTTAATCTTTTTAATATCAACAGGGATTCTCATTGGAATAGATCAATTTACTAAGTTACTGGCAATTAATCATTTAAAAGATCAACCAGCCATACCCATTATTCCTGATGTATTTGAATTAACTTATGTAGAAAACAGAGGTGCAGCTTTTGGTATGATGCAGGGTAGGCAAGCTTTCTTTGTCATTATTACAGTTGTTATTATTGCTGTTATCTTATATTACTATTTCAAAGTACTTGCAGATCAAAAATATAAACCGCTTAAATTTTGCTTCATTCTTATAACAGCAGGCGCTATTGGGAACTTTATTGATAGAGTTTATAGAGGTGTTTCAAATGGTAATTTATTAGAACGACTAAATGAAGGTTTTGTAGTTGATTTTTTCTATTTCAAACTTATCGATTTTCCGGTATTCAATGTTGCTGACTGTTATGTTGTTGTAGGAACGATTCTGTTTGCACTTCTTATCTTTACAAAGTATCGAGAAGACTTACTTGAAGATTAG
- a CDS encoding RluA family pseudouridine synthase: MFNYEFNINDEAIGKRIDQFLSLQLNDLSRSYIQKLIKKDKVLVNDKSTKANYKCRLDDCIYVEIPEPEVLNIEPENIPLEMIYEDQDIAVVNKPQGMVVHPAPGHFSGTLVNALLYHFSDSLSGINGVKRPGIVHRIDKDTSGLLMVCKNDSAHQDIAQQLKEHSVTRKYYAIVYHNLKEDHGTIEGPIGRHPIHRKKMAINFKNGKDAITHYRVLSRYGNFTLVELKLETGRTHQIRVHMASINHPLLGDEVYGPASKWNKKFNLKGQLLHAKIVGFVHPTTKEYMEFDSKLPDHFNKVLNKLEESL, encoded by the coding sequence ATGTTTAATTATGAATTCAATATTAATGATGAAGCTATAGGCAAGAGAATTGATCAATTCTTAAGTTTACAGCTAAACGACTTATCCAGGTCATATATACAGAAATTGATTAAGAAAGACAAGGTATTAGTTAATGATAAGAGTACGAAGGCAAATTATAAATGTCGTTTGGATGATTGTATTTATGTAGAGATTCCGGAACCAGAAGTGCTGAATATTGAACCAGAAAATATTCCATTAGAGATGATCTATGAGGATCAGGATATTGCAGTTGTGAATAAGCCACAAGGGATGGTGGTACATCCAGCACCAGGTCATTTCAGCGGTACTCTAGTAAATGCACTACTTTATCATTTTAGTGATAGTCTTTCAGGTATAAACGGAGTGAAACGACCGGGTATTGTTCATCGAATTGATAAAGATACTTCCGGGCTTTTAATGGTATGTAAGAACGACAGTGCTCATCAGGACATAGCTCAGCAGTTAAAAGAACACTCTGTAACTAGAAAGTACTATGCTATTGTATATCATAATCTTAAAGAGGATCATGGTACAATAGAAGGTCCTATTGGAAGACATCCAATACATCGTAAAAAGATGGCAATCAATTTTAAAAATGGTAAAGATGCAATAACCCATTATAGAGTATTGAGTCGTTATGGAAACTTTACTTTGGTGGAATTGAAATTAGAAACAGGACGTACGCACCAGATTCGTGTACACATGGCATCTATTAACCATCCGTTGCTTGGAGATGAAGTCTATGGTCCAGCATCAAAGTGGAATAAGAAATTTAATTTAAAAGGTCAGCTCCTACATGCTAAAATTGTAGGTTTTGTTCATCCTACAACAAAAGAATATATGGAGTTTGATTCTAAATTACCTGACCATTTTAATAAAGTATTGAATAAACTAGAAGAATCTCTTTAA
- the speD gene encoding adenosylmethionine decarboxylase produces the protein MQNQKLRLYGFNNLTKSLSFNIYDICYAKTVEDRKSYIEYIDEQYNSERLTNILRDVTNTIGASILNISKQDYDPQGASVTILISEEEVPLFAIDQSCNKGIITPIPDTVVAHLDKSHLTVHTYPESHPYSGLSTFRVDIDVSTCGEISPLKALEALINSFDSDIITVDYKVRGFTRDTDGTKHFIDHKITSIQDYIPEEIKQNYNMIDTNVYQEKIFHTKMQLKNFKLDDYLFNIQASDLTDEEKSHISSLIRLEMDEIFYGRNFE, from the coding sequence TTGCAAAATCAAAAATTGAGATTATATGGGTTTAATAATTTAACGAAATCATTAAGTTTTAATATATATGACATATGCTATGCTAAGACTGTAGAAGACAGGAAAAGTTATATCGAATATATTGATGAGCAATATAATTCTGAACGATTAACCAATATTTTAAGAGACGTTACTAACACCATTGGCGCTAGTATTTTAAATATCTCAAAACAGGACTATGACCCACAAGGAGCAAGTGTAACAATTTTAATAAGTGAAGAAGAAGTACCCTTATTTGCTATAGATCAAAGCTGCAACAAAGGTATTATCACACCAATTCCTGATACTGTTGTAGCCCATTTAGACAAAAGTCATCTAACAGTGCATACTTATCCAGAGAGCCATCCTTACTCAGGATTAAGTACATTCAGAGTAGATATTGATGTATCTACTTGTGGGGAAATTTCTCCACTAAAAGCTCTAGAGGCTCTTATTAATAGTTTTGATTCTGATATTATTACAGTTGATTACAAAGTGAGGGGTTTTACAAGGGATACAGACGGAACAAAGCATTTTATTGATCATAAAATAACATCAATTCAAGATTATATACCAGAAGAAATTAAGCAGAACTATAATATGATTGATACAAATGTTTATCAAGAGAAAATATTTCACACAAAAATGCAGTTAAAGAATTTTAAATTGGATGATTATTTGTTTAATATTCAAGCTAGTGATCTAACAGATGAAGAGAAGAGCCATATATCGTCATTGATCCGACTTGAGATGGATGAAATATTTTATGGAAGAAATTTTGAGTAA